One Bacillus sp. 1780r2a1 DNA segment encodes these proteins:
- a CDS encoding cell wall metabolism sensor histidine kinase WalK, with product MNKFRSRLLFALLTLIIVVLVCLGLLLAQLFKNFYFQTFQERMEKEAELVELFIGKEGLTNPTLQENVDSISESLSVRATVINNDGTILVDSNASSDSGSLENTRILQEVIKKQSMNKEAFSRIEENHDLYYYGVPLVIDGEKEGFVVLSTSFASLNQVNQQIWGLLIGSLGVALIVILLLGIKIMNRYTRPIESATQVAMELARGNYKARTYEDYMDETGMLSQSINALARNLQELIRSQEMQQDRLRTLIENMGSGMILIDSRGYINLVNRAYKEQFQIKMDDFLYHLYYEVFEHKEVVSLVEEIFMTEVKVRKHVVLSRNIERRHYDVYGAPIIGLNDEWKGIVLVFHDITELKKLEQVRRDFVANVSHELKTPITSIKGFSETLLDGAMEEPELRKQFLSIIMNESQRMETLIQDLLDLSKVEQQGFQLTVQTININTLLYEIVMVLSNRAKEREVDLQIETLEEECLIEGDIQRLTQVFMNLISNALNYTMPSGKVHIQIEEKLETVLVHITDTGIGIAQEEIPRIFERFYRVDKARSRNSGGTGLGLAIVKHLVEAHKGHIDVQSKVNEGTTFSVTLNKYLEN from the coding sequence ATGAATAAGTTCCGCTCGCGCTTACTTTTTGCACTGCTAACCTTAATTATTGTGGTACTGGTTTGTTTAGGCTTATTATTAGCTCAGCTCTTTAAAAACTTCTATTTTCAAACCTTTCAAGAACGTATGGAAAAAGAAGCTGAGCTTGTAGAACTTTTTATTGGTAAAGAAGGCCTGACAAATCCAACTCTGCAAGAAAATGTAGATTCAATTAGTGAGTCATTAAGTGTTCGAGCAACTGTTATTAATAATGATGGCACAATTCTTGTAGATTCAAACGCAAGTAGTGACAGTGGTTCTTTGGAAAACACTAGGATACTCCAAGAGGTAATAAAGAAGCAAAGCATGAATAAGGAAGCGTTCAGTCGTATTGAAGAAAACCATGATCTCTATTACTATGGCGTACCGCTTGTCATTGATGGTGAGAAAGAAGGTTTTGTTGTTTTAAGTACCTCTTTTGCATCGTTAAATCAAGTGAATCAACAAATATGGGGACTGTTAATTGGGAGTCTTGGCGTTGCGTTAATCGTCATTTTATTACTAGGAATAAAGATAATGAATCGCTATACGAGACCAATTGAATCTGCTACTCAGGTAGCCATGGAGTTAGCAAGAGGCAATTATAAAGCTCGTACCTATGAAGATTATATGGATGAAACAGGAATGTTAAGTCAGTCCATCAATGCTTTAGCTCGCAATTTACAAGAGTTAATTCGTAGTCAAGAGATGCAACAAGATCGCTTGCGGACGCTCATTGAAAATATGGGTAGCGGGATGATTTTAATTGATAGTCGCGGCTATATTAACCTAGTAAATCGAGCTTATAAAGAACAGTTCCAAATAAAGATGGATGATTTCTTATATCATCTTTATTATGAAGTGTTTGAACATAAAGAAGTGGTTTCTCTAGTAGAAGAGATTTTTATGACAGAAGTAAAAGTTCGCAAGCATGTTGTACTCTCTAGGAATATTGAGCGTCGTCACTATGATGTATATGGAGCACCAATTATTGGGTTAAATGATGAATGGAAAGGGATTGTTCTTGTCTTTCATGACATAACAGAACTTAAGAAACTAGAGCAAGTTCGTCGAGATTTTGTTGCTAACGTATCTCATGAGTTAAAAACACCTATCACATCAATTAAAGGGTTTAGTGAGACGCTTTTAGATGGAGCTATGGAGGAACCTGAGCTAAGAAAGCAATTTCTATCGATTATCATGAATGAAAGTCAACGGATGGAAACGTTAATACAAGATTTATTAGATTTATCAAAAGTGGAACAGCAAGGTTTTCAGTTAACCGTTCAAACTATTAATATTAATACGCTTCTTTACGAAATTGTTATGGTTCTTTCTAATCGAGCAAAAGAGCGAGAAGTTGATCTTCAAATCGAAACATTGGAAGAGGAATGTTTAATTGAAGGAGATATCCAGCGGTTAACCCAAGTTTTTATGAATTTAATTAGTAATGCACTGAATTATACGATGCCAAGCGGAAAAGTGCATATTCAAATTGAAGAGAAATTAGAAACGGTCCTTGTTCATATCACTGATACAGGGATTGGCATCGCTCAAGAAGAAATTCCTCGGATTTTTGAACGCTTTTACCGGGTGGATAAAGCAAGAAGTAGAAACTCCGGTGGTACAGGTCTTGGACTAGCTATTGTCAAGCATCTTGTAGAAGCACATAAAGGACACATTGACGTACAGAGTAAAGTAAATGAAGGGACAACCTTTTCTGTCACATTAAACAAATACTTAGAAAACTAA
- the mdh gene encoding malate dehydrogenase — MSNKRKKVSVIGAGFTGATTAFLIGQKELADVVLVDIPQAENPAKGKALDMLEASPVQGFDANITGTANYEDTADSDVVIITAGIARKPGMSRDDLVTTNQKVMKSVTQEIVKYSPNCYIIVLTNPVDAMTYTVFKESGFPKNRVIGQSGVLDSARFRTFVAQELNVSVKDVTGFVLGGHGDDMVPLVRYSYAGGIPLQTLIPQDRLNAIVERTRKGGGEIVNLLGNGSAYYAPAAALLEMTEAILKDQRRILPTIAYLEGEYGYSGIYLGVPTVLGANGIEQVIELELTEQEKAALDQSADSVKNVMSVLI, encoded by the coding sequence ATGTCAAACAAACGAAAAAAAGTCTCAGTTATTGGTGCTGGCTTTACAGGTGCAACAACTGCGTTTTTGATCGGACAAAAAGAGTTAGCTGACGTTGTATTGGTGGATATTCCACAGGCAGAAAACCCAGCTAAAGGTAAAGCGTTGGATATGTTAGAAGCAAGCCCAGTACAAGGTTTTGATGCTAATATTACAGGAACAGCCAACTATGAAGATACAGCTGATTCTGATGTTGTCATTATTACAGCTGGTATTGCACGTAAGCCTGGTATGAGTCGTGACGATTTAGTTACGACAAACCAAAAGGTAATGAAGTCTGTAACGCAAGAAATTGTTAAATACTCACCAAATTGTTATATTATTGTGTTAACAAACCCAGTTGATGCGATGACTTATACAGTATTTAAAGAATCTGGATTTCCAAAAAATCGTGTAATTGGTCAGTCTGGTGTACTAGATTCAGCTCGTTTCCGTACATTTGTCGCGCAGGAACTGAATGTCTCAGTTAAGGACGTTACTGGCTTTGTACTAGGGGGACACGGTGACGATATGGTTCCTCTTGTACGTTATTCATACGCAGGTGGAATTCCACTTCAAACGTTAATTCCACAAGACCGCTTAAATGCTATTGTGGAGCGTACGCGTAAAGGTGGCGGTGAGATTGTGAATCTTCTAGGAAATGGTAGTGCTTATTATGCACCTGCTGCAGCTCTATTGGAAATGACAGAAGCTATCCTAAAAGATCAGCGTCGTATTTTACCTACAATTGCGTATTTAGAAGGTGAATATGGTTATAGTGGTATCTACCTTGGCGTACCAACAGTTCTGGGGGCAAATGGTATTGAGCAAGTAATTGAGTTAGAGCTAACTGAACAAGAAAAAGCAGCTCTAGATCAATCTGCTGATTCAGTTAAAAACGTGATGAGCGTTCTTATCTAA
- a CDS encoding enoyl-CoA hydratase produces the protein MVLGKKQKIGRTIKQIQVGEKLSLTERIEDKDILLYLGLTNDANPLYIQHDYAAQTVFKKPIVPAIMINGMMTAAISKYLPGPGSHVLKQTVSFPKRIYHYSTVEFLFEVVDKNMEEKTITIDVQATDENEESVVQAQFIVCPPQELSIAETHEFENF, from the coding sequence ATGGTGCTAGGGAAAAAACAAAAGATTGGAAGAACTATAAAACAAATTCAAGTTGGTGAAAAGCTTTCACTTACTGAACGCATAGAGGATAAAGATATTCTCTTATATCTAGGTCTAACCAATGACGCCAATCCCCTCTATATTCAGCATGATTATGCTGCACAAACAGTATTTAAAAAGCCAATTGTTCCAGCAATCATGATCAATGGAATGATGACAGCTGCTATCTCCAAATACCTGCCAGGTCCGGGAAGTCATGTTTTAAAGCAAACCGTCTCATTTCCTAAGCGTATTTACCACTACAGTACAGTTGAATTTTTATTTGAAGTAGTTGATAAAAATATGGAAGAAAAGACAATTACAATTGACGTACAAGCAACAGATGAAAACGAAGAAAGTGTTGTACAAGCTCAATTTATTGTATGTCCTCCTCAAGAGCTATCCATTGCGGAGACACATGAGTTTGAGAACTTTTAA
- a CDS encoding response regulator transcription factor has product MNKRLLVVDDEQSISTLLQYNLQQAGFEVSTAMDGEEGYNKALEENPDLIVLDLMLPKMDGIEVCKKLRQQKVMTPILMLTAKDDEFDKVLGLELGADDYMTKPFSPREVVARVKAILRRSQISNQADQEEEDGERIFIGDLKILPEHYEAYFQQEQLELTPKEFELLLYLSKHKGRVLTRDQLLSAVWNYDFAGDTRIVDVHISHLREKIESNTRKPIYIKTIRGLGYKLEEPKVDE; this is encoded by the coding sequence ATGAATAAGAGATTATTAGTAGTAGACGATGAACAGTCAATCTCAACATTATTACAGTATAACCTGCAGCAAGCTGGTTTTGAGGTTAGCACAGCAATGGATGGAGAAGAAGGGTACAATAAAGCACTGGAAGAAAATCCAGATTTAATCGTGTTAGACTTAATGCTTCCCAAAATGGATGGAATTGAAGTGTGTAAAAAGCTTAGACAGCAGAAAGTTATGACGCCTATTTTAATGTTAACGGCTAAGGATGATGAGTTTGATAAAGTGTTAGGCTTAGAACTTGGAGCAGATGACTATATGACCAAACCTTTCAGTCCACGAGAGGTTGTTGCTCGGGTGAAGGCCATACTTCGTCGTTCGCAAATTAGTAATCAAGCGGATCAGGAAGAAGAAGATGGAGAAAGAATTTTTATTGGAGACTTAAAAATTCTTCCTGAGCATTACGAAGCTTATTTTCAACAAGAGCAGCTAGAATTAACGCCAAAAGAGTTTGAACTACTATTATATTTATCAAAACATAAAGGACGGGTGTTAACTCGTGATCAGTTGTTAAGTGCTGTTTGGAACTATGATTTTGCTGGTGATACACGCATCGTAGATGTCCATATTAGTCATTTGCGTGAAAAAATTGAAAGCAATACAAGAAAGCCTATTTATATTAAAACGATTCGTGGTTTAGGGTATAAGTTGGAGGAACCAAAGGTAGATGAATAA